The DNA segment taattaaattaaaatatttgatacaaAACCGAAATTGACAGCCTCTAATCTTGACTACTAACCCCAGTTTTTTCTTAATTGTGGTTACTAATATATATGAAtcggaaattttgaaatttcacactacattttaaaacattgttattattttaaaaattaatcatcaaaaagaaaaagtaaaatgttattttataaaattaatactatgctactttttttatctcattatttttctctattttaatttaattaataaataaaagataataattatataaatagtaacattattttaaaaaatatataatcataagaaaaataaaacataaataaaatagatgaaatttttcactaagttttgaaaaataataataataataataataataaagattaatcatataagaaagtaaaagtaaaaaatatatattgaaaaaaataaattttaattttttaattaatactgcATATGTCTTATTTTATTAGacttctctatttttatttaataaatatatggttttattaaattaatttttcatattttttttaatacacttaCTATTGAATCATATAAATCATATGAACCACTCTAAAATTTATAGTTTCAATATGAAGGCTCTAAAATGTTAAAGGAaatgttatataattaaatcaaatcaatgattatttaaaagttaaagttTTGGTTTAACGACTCTAAAAAGTTCAAGTAAAATcatacatttaaattttgtataattgttagatttttttcaaatgatactttgattatttgatttttttagttattagattatgagtttaatttctataaattattagtatagaaaattttaagctatcaattaattaaaaatccttGTTAataaatatgacttttaaaataatacaaaaatcaacaaacttaatttgacaaaattattCTTTTGGTCCTTCTTATTAGAAAAATTGGACatatggaaaaaatattttcttaaattggACAGACTTAAATTGGCTAAATTTGATTCCACGTCAGTTGCATCTTGCATGTAGTTAAGATTTTGTCCTGAACCTTTTTGCTTAGCAAATCATAAGATCCAACGACTTCAACAAGTCTTATATCGACTGAAGTCAAATATTTGGATCATTCGACATCATTGatcttgatttaaaaataaaataaaaccctaTGGtctcaaaaaaacaaaattatatttgtaatgCAGACTATTCCTATACATCGCTGTTTCTAATTACTTATATCAAATTTCTTGGAAACTTTTGCTTGAATCTTGGACTTTGACCCTTTAAAACTAAAAGTAGCATATGGTCAAGGAGAATATACTAGCTAACTAGTATGAAAGATTGACTTGGACCAAAAGAGAAAGCACGCGTTCTTGATTTGAAAAGTGTTCCTTAAGCAATTCAGtatttgtatttatatataatgcAAGAGTGCCTGCACTAGAAATATTCTACAATAGTAAAAATGCACAAGTTCTCTTTTTTGCTTTGGTTTAGTAACATTCATGTAATTATACTTGGGATCACTGCAGCTAATGAGAGTTCTGAGGTTGAGGGCATAATAGGAGCTATTTTAGATAGTAGTTCCCGCATTGGCCAAGAGCATTCAGTGGCTATAAATCTGGCATTGGAAGactttaatataaaaaacaatctGAGTTTTGCTCTGCATGTAAGAAACTCTCAAGGAGATCCTCTTTTGGCAGCTATTGCAGGTCTATCTCTCATTCTTTTTCTCTGCAACTTATTTAAATAATGCATGATATGTCCATGCATAATCACATATGTCTCTTAAGCATATTGTTGAAATTAATGCCACTTTAATTGTGATTACCAATATTGATTGTGGCCTCTTTTGGGGCTGCCTTGGTTGCAATCTCAAGGGTGGTGTTTAATCCTGTACCGGCTAGAGATATAGGCATATATAGCTTACATAGAGTTTATAAAGATTTAGTCCCTAAAAGCCCAAATTCTAAGAAATACAATAATTTGATGAGCTTTCAAAATCATATAAGCTATTGAGTTTATCATAAAATCCATATTGCTACTGTTGAAAAGCCGTCACCTTCTCAGTCCATCAtctcttttaatctttttcacATTTTGTCATATCTACTCTTCTCTGGTGCGATCTAGGTGCACCCACTACCACCATGTCTCCTTCCAGCGAGTCTAACCATGTAGTCATCCACCATCACCGCCACGTGGAGATTTCAATGTTTGACTGTTTTTGGCTCTTTTCACCTGCAAATTCCATTTCTGCTATCCTCCTGTTGGGTCTCCACAATTGGTTCTAAAGCTTCCAAATCTTGATTTTAAGAAGATCAGAACTTGCTTTGAACCTTCTGAGTCTGATGTGTTTTCTTGCTCTCTCTTTTTTAAGCAATATTCCCCAATTTCACCAAGATTTCTGACTTGTCTTCAAAATATTGGTTTGAAACTTCCCAATGTTGGTTTTAAGAAAGTTGGAATTTGCTTTTCTTTGGCTTATGGATATTCCAACTCTCTCTTTCTAGCAATATTCTCCGAATTCACCAACATCCCTGAGTGGTCTTTCAAACTATTGTCTTTTTCAGTGGAACtgagttttatgttttttattgggAATGAAATTTTCTTGTAATAAGCTGAGAGTTTAGTAAGCTTCAGCTTGAGGGGGGAGTGTTAAGAATCTGAAAGATATTCTAAATGATATTGTAATAAATGTAGTTTGTAGGCATATAATCCCTGATTTACAGGAAACCAAATATCCTGTATTTATGTGTAATCAATGCTATAAGCCTATATAAACATACACCTGCTGTGTACTCTAAAACAAACGGTTTCCACTCCAAATATCCCTCATTTTACAGTTCATTATTTTAGTTCCTATTGAGAACTGCAACCTTTGTTGTTCTTACcaatattatgaattatgaaacaAGAAAACATTGCTTAGATATGATTTTACTCATCTCGATTCTTCTTAAAATGGAATGTACTGTTTGGCAGCTAGAGATCTAATTGATAATCAGAAGGTGCAAGCAATCATTGGACCACAAACATGGGCAGAGACATCTTTAGTGGCTGAAGTATGTACCCAAAAGAGTATACCTCTGCTTTCTCAAGCAGATGCAACTCCAGAATGGGCAATGAAGAAGTGGCCCTTCCTGCTGCAATCCTCACCTAGCCAAATTATGCAGATGAAAGCTATTGCTGAAATTGTGAAGTCTTGGAAACTCTATAATATTACCATGATATGTGAAGATGGAGACTCATCATCTATTGAAGTTTTGTCTCAGCTCTCTGGAGCTCTTAAAGAAGTTGGGACAGAATTAAGCAATGTTATAGCAATTCTGCCTCTAGTTTCTTCTTCGTTGTCTCAACAACTTGAGAAGCTAAGAGAAGGACAATGCAGAGTCCTTATTGTCCATTTGTCCTTTCCTTTGGCACTACACCTGTTTGAAACTGCAAAAAGAATGGATATGATGGGGGAAGGTAATGTATGGATTACTACTGGTACCTTTACAAGCCTTGTTTATTCCTTGAATGCATCCACTATCTCCAATATGCAAGGGATTATTGGAGTCAAGAGCTATATCCAAAGTCTCTGGTACCAAAATGCAAACTTCTACCATAGATTTCGGAAAAATTTTAGCTCAGAGAATTTTGAAGAGTTTAATTATGAGCCTGGGATCTTTGCAGCCCAGGCTTATGATGTTGCATGGATTGTTGTTGATGCAATGAGGAAAACCAACCAAAAAGGGGGTCAACTTTTGCTAGATAAGATATTACTTAGTAATTTTACTGGCTTAAGTGGAACAATTCAGTTCACTGACAATAAATTAACTCCAGCACAtacttttcaaataattaatgtgataGGGAGGAGCTACAGGGAAATTGGGTTCTGGTCAGATGGACTTGGTTTCTCAAAATCTTTGGAACAAAATGCCTTTTACAGTTCAACAGTGAAGGAATTAGGAAAAGTAGTCAATCCAACATGTGCCATACGACTAAGAATTGGTGTCCCCTCCACATCAACATTCAAACAGTATGTCAATGTTATTCAAGAAGATTCTGGAAATGACACTTCCTTCAAGTTCGAGGGATTTGCTATAGATCTTTTCGAGGaaacagtaaaaaaattgcaagggATTTACCATGTGGAATATGACTATTTACCCTTTAATGGCACCACATATGATGAACTGGTGAAGAAAGTTTATTGGAAGGTAAGTGATTTATATATTACCCTTTTATGCTGTTTCTCACTTCATTCTTGCAAATCATTGATAATATACcgttaagaaggaaagacacTTTTAAATATGATGTAGCAGTGTTTGATATGTATCTATGAGACTATGTCAGCATTTATGTGCCACTTTGAATACTTCTAGCTGCATTTCTAAAaggtttaattaatcatttggtTCTTATACCTGTACGGCTGTACaaacttttcattttaattcctatacctaaaaattttacattttagtccctatacaatcaatttttttacattttagtcATTACGTGGAGGTTTTACACTGCCAAAAAACTAACAgagactaaaacataaaatattgcTTGTACAGGGACTAAAACATAGAGCTTTTAGCTATAGGAACTATATAAAGAAGTTGACGTTGGTATATgaatcaaatgattaattaaacttttttataattttttgtatttctaCTTTTTAAACTTGTCTACCCATACAAATTAGAATACtgtagtatttaaaaattaaattaacttcaATGATTTTTTGCGCATACAATAACTCAATCTTATACATTGTATTATAAAACTTTGATGTCCCTGTGATGTTAAAAATTTGTTGTATTCTTGTGTATGTGTCCTATCTTATCTGTATCCAGTATCGTATCCAACACTTGTGCCTCCAAGGACCTGGTTATACTGATACACAACCTAAGATAATAACCTTCGTGAGCTATTTTCTGTAACAGCTAATTTTAATATGGCTTAAATAACTTTTAGATCCATGATATATACTCGATTTCTGTTTTGAGtccatcataatttttttcgttGTTCTGAATCTCtaatatataactattttatttcATGTCTTTGTCGCTAGTTAAGTGATAACGAGTTAAGTGATGACGTGACATCATCCTAATGATTGATACATATTGAAAAAGTCCATTAGATAAtgtcacatcatcacttaacaCATGGActcaaaataaaagatttaatttaatatataacggactcaaaataacaaaagaatttatcaaaaactcaaaacaaaaattgaatatatattagGAATCTCAAACTTATTTAAACCtttcaatattttatcttttacacCATAGCTCTACCTTCATTCCCAAATATATTATATGGTGTGAATCTATCTGGTCCATGTCTACCATGCAGTAAATGGTAGCGCCTAGAAACTTATTAGTCTAATCACATTTGCGTTGCACATCTGGAATGATCTATACTTGATGCAGGAATATGATGCAGTTGTTGGTGATGTCGCAATAGTGTCCACGCGTTATGAATATGTTTCATTCACTCAGCCCTATACTGATCCAGGAGTGGTGATGATTGTTCCTGTTAAATCAAAAACAGGCAACAGAGCATGGCTATTTTTGAAGCCTTTCACGAAGCTCATGTGGGTTCTAATATTGGTCATCATTGTCTACAATGGTTTTGTTGTATGGTTGATTGAAAGAAACCACTGCGCTGAACTTAAGGGCCCTATTCTGCACCAAACCACAACTATGTTGTGGTTGGCTTTCTGTTCTTTGTTCTCTGTGAATGGTAGGTAATTTCTTTCTGCCTTATTCATCTGCTACATCCATCTCATTTCAATATTTTAGGGTCTCTCTCTAAGTTCTATTTGCAATTCAGTTGAGACTTGAAACATGATGTAGCTAATATTACTTAACAAGAACTAACTATTCCGAAAGTCCTAGAAGGTGAGAAGGGTTTTTACAAAGATCATTTAAACTCATAAAAATAACAACTTAAATATGTTGAAGATCCTTAAAATATACCTGAATTTCACAACTAATccctaaatattttttgtttctcattGGGTCCATGAAACTTTAAAAATTTTCTGGGAGATCCCTGTCGTTAGTCTCCGTCCAAAATGTGATGTGTGTCTGTTAGTTGGACACGTTTGCAATACACATATGAAGCCACATCAGATGTCCAAACGTGTGAACTGCATCGTCATCTACGATGATAACACGCGTTTTGGATGAAGACATGTCCAACTAACAACAAGTTACCACGTGTTTTGGATGAAGACTAATGACAGGGATCTCTCACAAAACTTTTGAAATTTCAAGGATTCAAcgataagtaaaaaaatttcaggAATCAACTGCGAATTTCAAGTATATTTTAGGGATCTCcaacatatttaagccaaaaataacttTGGATTTTCGatgttttttaacattttttttttaataagctgCATAAGATACTTGGTAaaataagtcttttttttttaacttatttcaaTAAGTTTCGCTCTTGAACTTATGAATAACCTCTCAAGTGTTTAACTAAGTTGTATGCCCAAATGTAGCATTGATTCATATCATGTTGCCTCACACAAGTCATTTGAGCTTAAAGCATCCAAAGAAAACTAGTCAGCACTATATTGTGTgctaaaattcaatttaaataagCTATTGCCTATTAGCAATGGGCAAGGGATTATTGAATTGGGTAATCTGCAGAAAGTCATAGATTCAAAcctttatgaaataattttatcaaggaAAATATCAATTGAATTAAGAATAGGGACAACAATAATCAAATTTCTGAGAATTTGGTGATTGTGATTAACTAACAAACAAGTAACACTAACAACTATCTCCAGTAACATAGTTTTTGCTTAATCTGCTGACACAGGGGACAGATTACATAGCAATTTATCAAGGGTGGCAACGGTGGTCTGGCTTTTTGTGGCTCTAATCATTACACAGACTTACACTGCTAGCCTTGCCAGCATGTTGACTGTTGAACAGTTTGAACCAACTGTAGACAGCATTCAGCAGCTAAAGAACAGCAATGCCATGGTAGGATATGATAGAGGATCCTACTTGAAAATATATCTCCAGGATGTATTGGGCATCAAAGctgaaaacataaaacaatttGACTCACAGAAGAGCTATGCTGATGCCCTAAGAAACAAAGAAATAGCAGCTGCCTTCCTTGATATCCCTGAGGCCAAAATTTTCCTTGCAAAGAACTGTAAAGGGTTTGTTCAAGCAGGACCTacatacaaaattggaggatATGGATTTGTATTGCTTCaacatttctttcactttttccCTGTATTTGTTGCTGAGTAATTCTATTGCTATATGCACAACCAGACAAAAGATTAAGATAACATCAAAATAATTTCACCAAGAACATCAGCACAAAACTTTTAGGACAAAACTTAATTCCCATTCCTTAGATGATTTGGGTCCTATTCTCTAATCAAAATTGGTAGTTTTACCTCCGTAATATGCAAAATAAAGATTTACAATACAGATCAGTATAAATTATCAAAGGTGAAACTTCAATTCTAATTGAAGAGCAACACCAAAAGCACCTAAGGAAGTGTATCTCAGTTTTGTCCATTATTAACATGTTATCTTGAGTTTTTAATTGGTTGTTTCTGTAGGCATTGTGTCATGCAAGGACTAGTCGCATTTTCTAGCCCCTCAACTAGAACCATGTTTATGCTTACTCAGTTGCAATATCTTTGCAGGTATTTCCAAAGGGTTCTCCGTTGCTTCATAGTGTAAACCAAGCCCTACTGAACATATCTGAAAATGGCACACTACGTAATCTAGAAAACAATATGCTTGCATCAGAGGAATGTGAAGACATAACTGACCCAAATGTAGAAACTACTAGTCTTAGCCCAGCAAGCTTCATGGTACTCTTCATCTTAACTGGAGGCACTTCAACAATTGTTCTATTAATTTACATATTCTCTGTAAATCATATATACCCTGGACAGAGAACAATGTGGAGTCTAATGATGGCTGTGATTCAAAGTTGGAGATCTCAAAAGAGACTGTTTTCAAGAAGAGTTCACAATGTTGCAGAAAGTCCTTTAAACTCTTCCAACATTTCTAATTTGCCAGCTTTAGCTTAAACGAGAGGGTTAAGTAGCATTGTACAGCTAGGAATTAGAGCAACAAATAACTGAAATAAGTAagtgttggacattttagtgtaattgatctctttattatgttaaaataagagtgcacgcttgttttaatgtaataacgagatgttcggtttaggcaaaggttggaatttacatggaagttactaaaacttccatcaacggttggaagttacatggaagttactaaaacttccattaacggcaatttttaaaaataaataactttcatcaaccgccaaaaaccacctgttctttgattataaataatcatcctggttcagaaagcataacatgtgaaaaactcacaagaccaaaacaaaactcttgaattataatcttctgattttatccgattgaacaattttggttgaaccccgaaatttgattcaatctgaaagtgtttatacacgacttcagatttatccaggattatctcgattttcaaaattaaccaacaaaagattgaatcaaatctttcgagatgacgaacgatagttcgaagatgacaagcaagtttgcgaagttggacaagtttgaagggcaggatttcagaagatggcagaagaagatgcactttctcttgacaacattgaatgtggtgtatgtgctgagtacaccaatgccggtgtatatggaaggcgaaactctggatcaaacaaggaagcgttcgaaatgggagaacgacgattacatttgtcgtggacacattctgaacggtatgtctgactctctctttgatatttatcaaaatgttgagtctgctaaggaattatgggactctcttgaatccaagtatatggcagaagatgcctcaagtaacaaattcttagttagtaatttctttaattacaaaatgattgattcgaggcctgttatggagcaatataatgaactgctgtggattttgggtcagtttactcaacatgatttgaaaatggatgaatccattgcagtttcatctataattgataaactgccttcttcttggaaagacttcaagcataccttgaaacataagaaggaagagttgactctggttcaactcggtagtcatttcatgattgaggagtcgctgagggcttaggaaattgacaaagtcaatgataaaatcgtagcaggttcctcttccgttaatatggtagaggaaagtggaacagttaagcaaaattacaatgctaaaggtaacaaacgaaaatttcaaggaaataagaacaaaggtccaaacaaacagacaaaattgtcatgttggaagtgtgggaaacctggtcatttaaagagggattgtcgggtgttcaaaggaaagaacaaggctggtccaagtgggtctaatgatcctgaaaagcaacaaggtcagattgttgtgaataattttaattcgaatacgaattcaaattatgtatcactaatatctgatgcattctatgtgcaggatgatgacgttgcttggtggtttgattcgggagcaacaagtcatgtgtgcaaagatcgtcgttggttcaaggaatttagaccaatcgatgatggctctattgtgaagatgggcaatgttgcaactgaaccaatcctaggattaggttgtgtgaatttagtttttacttctggaaaaagtttgtatttggataatgtcttatttgtacctggtattcgtaagaacttattgtctggtatggttttaaataattgtggtttcaagcaagtacttgaaagtgacaagtacatcttgtcaagacatggttcatttgttggatttggttatcgttgtaatggaatgtttaaattaaacattgatgttccttttgttcatgaatctgtttgtatggcctcgtgtagttctataactaatatgacaaaatcagaaatttggcatgctagattaggacatgttcattacaaaagattaaaagatatgtcaaaaacaagtatgattcctccttttgatatgaacattgaaaaatgcaaaacttgcatgttgaccaagatcactaggaaaccttttaaggatgttaaaagtgagactaaagtcttagaccttattcatagtgatttgtgtgatttgcatgctactccatcattaggtcataaaaaatatcttgttacttttattgatgatgcatcaaggtattgttatgtatatttattaaatacaaaagatgaagctcttgataaatttaaaatttataagaaagaggtagaacttcatcaaaatgggctaatcaaaactcttcgtacggataggggaggtgagtattatgatccggtttattttcaatctactggaataatacatcaaactacagctccctatacaccacaacagaatggtgtagccgaaaggaagaatagaaccttgaaagaaatggtgaattccatgttatcctattcgggtttaagtgaaggattttggggtgaggctatgttgacagcctgttacttgttgaaccgaattcctaacaaaaggaataaggttaccccatatgaactttggcacaaaaagacaccaaatttgagttatctcaaaatttggggatgtagggctgtagtcaggcttacagaacctaaaaggaaaaccataggtgaaagaggtatagattgcatatttattggatatgctgaacattctaaagtatatagattctatgtgctagaatctaatgattctgttgctgtgaactcggttatagagtcacgggatgctatctttgatgaacaaaggtttacatctatacctaggccaaaggacatgaattccatgtcgaaagtcttagttaatattgaggatatacctttaactagtactgaaactagaaagagtacgagagtaagaaaagctaagtcatttggtgatgactttcaactctatttggttgaagggtcaaggaatgatattgaatttcaatatcaatattgccttaatgttgaggaagacccaaagacttttagtgaagcaatggcttcaagggatgctgtattctggaaagaagcaatccaaagtgagatggattccatcatgcaaaataatacatggaaattggttgacttacctcctggatgtaagccattaggatgtaagatgatctttaggagaaagatgaaagtggatggtactgttgacaagtacaaagccagattggttatccaaggctttaggcaaaaggagggtattgattttttcgatacatatgctcctgttgctaggatatccactattagactgttgttagcacttgctgctatccacaatctgatgattcaccaaatggatgtgaaaactgcattcttaaatggtgaattggatgaagagatatacatgaaacaacctgaagggtttgttatgccaggaaatgaaaataaggtgtgtaaactgatgaaatctctttatggcttgaaacaagcgcctaagcaatggcatcaaaaatttgatgaggttgtgttgtctagtggttttgttataaaccaagcagataaatgtctatacagcaagtttgatactcatggcaaaggagttatcatttgtctgtatgtagacgacatgttgatctttggtaccgaccaagatcaagttgatgaaactaaggcatttttgtcttctaagtttgatatgaaagatatgggggaggcggatgtgatcttaggaataaagatcaaacgtggaaacaatggcatttccatctctcaatcacattatattgagaagattttggagaaatttaattttaaagattgttcTCTGGTAAGTACTCCCATTGATCCTAACCTGAAGCTATTACCTAATAAAGGTGTAGCAGTGTCTCAACTTGAATACTCAAGGGCGATAGGATCACTCATGTATGCAATGATTAGTACTAGGCCTGATATAGCTTATGTTGTTGCTAAACTCAGTAGGTTTACAAGTAATCCTAGTTCTCATCATTGGCAAGCTATGAATAGAGTATTCAAGTACTTAAAGGGAACCATTGACTATGGTTTGACATATACTGGATTTCCTTCGGTTATTGAAGGTTACTCTGATGCAAGTTGGATAACCAATATGGAGGATTATTCATCCACAAGTGGTTGGGTATTCCTCCTTGGAGGAGGTGCTATCTCTTGGGCATCCAAGAAACagacctgcattacaaattcaacaatggaatctgaatttgtagcttTAGCAGCAGCTGGTAAAGAAGCTGAGTGGCTAAGAAATCTGATCTATGAGATTCCATTGTGGCCCAAACCTATACCTCCCATGTCTATCAGGTGTGATAGTCAGGCAACTTTGGCTAAGGCATatagtcaagtgtataatgggaagtctagacacttgggtgttagacacaacatggttcgggagttaatcatccatggtgtgatatcagtggagtttgtgagaactcagcataatttggccgatcatttaaccaaagggttaagtagagatctcgtaAAAAGGTCGGCagtgggattaggattaaagtccatctgaaatctc comes from the Glycine soja cultivar W05 chromosome 6, ASM419377v2, whole genome shotgun sequence genome and includes:
- the LOC114416127 gene encoding glutamate receptor 2.9-like; the protein is MHKFSFLLWFSNIHVIILGITAANESSEVEGIIGAILDSSSRIGQEHSVAINLALEDFNIKNNLSFALHVRNSQGDPLLAAIAARDLIDNQKVQAIIGPQTWAETSLVAEVCTQKSIPLLSQADATPEWAMKKWPFLLQSSPSQIMQMKAIAEIVKSWKLYNITMICEDGDSSSIEVLSQLSGALKEVGTELSNVIAILPLVSSSLSQQLEKLREGQCRVLIVHLSFPLALHLFETAKRMDMMGEGNVWITTGTFTSLVYSLNASTISNMQGIIGVKSYIQSLWYQNANFYHRFRKNFSSENFEEFNYEPGIFAAQAYDVAWIVVDAMRKTNQKGGQLLLDKILLSNFTGLSGTIQFTDNKLTPAHTFQIINVIGRSYREIGFWSDGLGFSKSLEQNAFYSSTVKELGKVVNPTCAIRLRIGVPSTSTFKQYVNVIQEDSGNDTSFKFEGFAIDLFEETVKKLQGIYHVEYDYLPFNGTTYDELVKKVYWKEYDAVVGDVAIVSTRYEYVSFTQPYTDPGVVMIVPVKSKTGNRAWLFLKPFTKLMWVLILVIIVYNGFVVWLIERNHCAELKGPILHQTTTMLWLAFCSLFSVNGDRLHSNLSRVATVVWLFVALIITQTYTASLASMLTVEQFEPTVDSIQQLKNSNAMVGYDRGSYLKIYLQDVLGIKAENIKQFDSQKSYADALRNKEIAAAFLDIPEAKIFLAKNCKGFVQAGPTYKIGGYGFVFPKGSPLLHSVNQALLNISENGTLRNLENNMLASEECEDITDPNVETTSLSPASFMVLFILTGGTSTIVLLIYIFSVNHIYPGQRTMWSLMMAVIQSWRSQKRLFSRRVHNVAESPLNSSNISNLPALA